One region of Aeromicrobium sp. Sec7.5 genomic DNA includes:
- a CDS encoding sec-independent translocase: MGWAEIGVVLVVAMLLFGPERLPEIAKQAGGFVRTVRRMAENAKDDLGREIGQDLSGLQLRDLDPREAVRRTFLDEPSGRTPLTAAATAGPRALRPGERPPFDAEAT; encoded by the coding sequence ATGGGCTGGGCGGAGATCGGGGTCGTCCTGGTCGTCGCGATGCTCCTGTTCGGCCCCGAGCGCCTGCCCGAGATCGCCAAGCAGGCCGGCGGCTTCGTGCGCACGGTGCGGCGGATGGCCGAGAACGCCAAGGACGACCTCGGGCGCGAGATCGGTCAGGACCTCTCGGGACTCCAGCTGCGCGACCTCGACCCGCGCGAGGCGGTGCGCCGCACGTTCCTCGACGAGCCGTCCGGACGCACCCCGCTCACGGCCGCCGCGACGGCGGGCCCCCGCGCCCTCCGGCCCGGCGAGCGCCCACCCTTCGACGCCGAGGCCACGTAG
- a CDS encoding peptide synthetase, translating into MRLPPGRVTSLSTGQVGLPGAAVPISYDQRLHAGAGDRDGSWMAIAFRLDLDATHDQLAHAWTAVVERHGTLHTAFSNESGKLGLHQVQVVQGEWVDHPPADPSETPRDVLRRVLDAACRPFGAPSHRLCVVVPDPGSGEDHRPVLVIAGDHSHLDMWSLLVLLRDLRTCVADVVAGRAPGADLAPAAPFAAHTHLLEQLDSTPDWVADRWAEVLAAGGGALPTFPLPLGDVSAPRSEVVEVRDVLEPGQLEALEKRAADHGVRLTALAIAEVASATAELSGAPLRAVFPVHSRDDPSWYGSVGWFITNSVIDCTDPSPTGCTAALRESMKLGAHPLAPILGHLDRELAPPGMFALSWLDTRRLPQVPPGLDVQYVSAVTRPDGVMAWFLVSDDGLHLRCRYPDTPEARENVGRWLDAVVERVGGTRVP; encoded by the coding sequence ATGAGGCTCCCCCCGGGTCGTGTGACGAGTCTCTCCACGGGTCAGGTCGGCCTGCCCGGTGCCGCCGTGCCGATCTCGTACGACCAACGGCTCCACGCGGGCGCCGGCGATCGCGACGGCTCGTGGATGGCGATCGCGTTCCGGCTCGACCTCGACGCGACGCACGATCAGCTCGCCCACGCCTGGACGGCCGTCGTCGAGCGGCACGGCACGTTGCACACCGCTTTCTCGAACGAGAGCGGGAAGCTGGGCCTCCACCAGGTCCAGGTCGTGCAGGGCGAGTGGGTCGACCATCCGCCGGCCGATCCGTCCGAGACGCCGCGCGACGTGCTCCGACGCGTGCTCGACGCCGCCTGCCGACCGTTCGGGGCCCCCTCGCACCGGCTCTGCGTCGTCGTTCCCGATCCCGGCAGCGGCGAGGATCACCGGCCCGTGCTCGTGATCGCCGGCGACCACTCCCACCTGGACATGTGGTCGCTGCTGGTCCTGCTGCGCGACCTCCGCACCTGCGTCGCGGACGTCGTGGCTGGCCGGGCACCGGGGGCCGACCTCGCGCCGGCAGCTCCGTTCGCCGCCCACACGCACCTGCTCGAACAGCTGGACTCCACCCCGGACTGGGTCGCCGACCGGTGGGCCGAGGTGCTCGCCGCGGGCGGTGGAGCACTGCCGACCTTCCCGCTCCCCCTGGGTGACGTCTCCGCACCTCGGTCCGAGGTCGTCGAGGTACGTGACGTCCTCGAGCCCGGGCAGCTCGAGGCGCTCGAGAAACGCGCCGCCGACCACGGCGTTCGCCTGACCGCGCTCGCGATCGCCGAGGTCGCGTCAGCGACGGCGGAGCTGTCCGGAGCTCCGCTGCGTGCGGTGTTCCCGGTGCACAGCCGTGATGATCCTTCCTGGTACGGATCGGTCGGCTGGTTCATCACGAACTCCGTCATCGACTGCACCGACCCCAGCCCGACCGGGTGCACCGCCGCCCTGCGGGAGTCGATGAAGCTCGGTGCCCATCCGCTGGCCCCGATCCTCGGCCACCTCGACCGCGAGCTCGCCCCGCCCGGCATGTTCGCCCTGTCGTGGCTCGACACCCGACGCCTCCCCCAGGTGCCGCCGGGCCTGGACGTGCAGTACGTGTCGGCGGTCACCCGCCCCGACGGCGTCATGGCGTGGTTCCTGGTCAGCGACGACGGACTGCACTTGAGGTGCCGGTACCCCGACACCCCGGAGGCACGCGAGAATGTCGGACGTTGGTTGGACGCCGTGGTGGAGCGGGTGGGGGGCACCCGCGTCCCGTGA
- a CDS encoding magnesium transporter MgtE N-terminal domain-containing protein: MPGRIFLSRVVGQPVFDPSGDRVGKLRDVVVTVRSTGSRPRVLGLVVEVLGRRRVFLPITRVTSLDGGQIITTGVVNMRRFEQRKHETLAVHELFDRQVTTRDDVAGEVFDLAMEMDARRDWHLTHVAVQESGKRFGRRGATHTPEWSDVIGLADEDSAQGAQHLLAAMDDLRAVDLANALLELTPKRRLEIASELGDERLADVLEELPARAQVEILGVLDPERASDVISEMNDDDAADLLGSLPPATAEQLLQRMEPDDAEDMRRLLTYEEGTAGSMMTTDPVVLAPDATIAEALARVREPDLIPALASMVYVCRPPVETPTGRFLGVVHLQALLRHPPSTLVSAIVDDDIEWPRPESSLADVSGLLAAYNLVALPVIDESKHLMGAVTIDDVLDHLLPEGWRESSIEVSRHG; the protein is encoded by the coding sequence ATGCCCGGACGCATCTTCCTGTCCCGCGTCGTCGGTCAACCGGTCTTCGACCCGTCCGGCGACCGCGTGGGCAAGCTGCGCGACGTCGTCGTGACGGTCCGCTCCACCGGCAGTCGACCGCGCGTGCTCGGGCTCGTGGTCGAGGTGCTGGGACGCCGCCGGGTCTTCCTGCCGATCACCCGGGTCACCTCGCTCGACGGCGGCCAGATCATCACGACCGGCGTCGTCAACATGCGCCGCTTCGAGCAGCGCAAGCACGAGACCCTCGCGGTGCACGAGCTGTTCGACCGCCAGGTCACGACCCGCGACGACGTCGCCGGCGAGGTCTTCGACCTCGCGATGGAGATGGACGCCCGCCGCGACTGGCACCTGACCCACGTCGCGGTGCAGGAGTCGGGCAAGCGCTTCGGTCGCCGCGGCGCGACCCACACCCCCGAGTGGTCCGACGTCATCGGCCTGGCCGACGAGGACTCCGCGCAGGGCGCCCAGCACCTGCTCGCGGCGATGGACGACCTGCGCGCGGTCGACCTGGCCAACGCCCTGCTCGAGCTCACGCCCAAGCGGCGCCTCGAGATCGCCTCCGAGCTCGGCGACGAGCGCCTCGCCGACGTGCTCGAGGAGCTGCCGGCACGCGCCCAGGTCGAGATCCTCGGGGTCCTGGACCCCGAGCGAGCCTCGGACGTCATCAGCGAGATGAACGACGACGACGCGGCCGACCTGCTCGGATCCCTCCCCCCGGCCACCGCGGAGCAGCTGCTGCAGCGGATGGAGCCCGACGACGCCGAGGACATGCGCCGACTCCTGACGTACGAGGAGGGCACCGCGGGCTCGATGATGACGACCGACCCGGTCGTGCTCGCCCCCGACGCCACGATCGCGGAGGCCCTGGCCCGGGTCCGCGAGCCCGACCTGATTCCCGCGCTCGCCTCGATGGTCTACGTCTGCCGCCCGCCGGTCGAGACGCCCACGGGACGCTTCCTGGGGGTCGTCCACCTGCAGGCGCTGCTGCGGCACCCGCCGTCGACCCTGGTCAGTGCGATCGTCGACGACGACATCGAGTGGCCCCGCCCCGAGTCCTCGCTGGCCGACGTCTCCGGCCTGCTCGCGGCATACAACCTCGTCGCGCTGCCCGTCATCGACGAGTCCAAGCACCTGATGGGCGCCGTCACGATCGACGACGTGCTCGACCACCTCCTGCCCGAGGGCTGGCGCGAGTCGTCGATCGAGGTCTCGCGCCATGGCTGA
- a CDS encoding alpha/beta hydrolase — translation MMGNTHLTVAADAQFRAGASLPSQVLAFGLKHTVRPLLDAWSRLPFDVFPPNLLEQAARLLPAPEGTRWRRVDLKECGAELVLGADVADNPGEGGAILYLHGGAFLTCGINTHRRLVSRISSASGVPALNVGYRQMPYEPIAESIADGLDGLHWLLAQGHRIEQITIAGDSAGGYLAFAVARAAMDAGLGRPAGVVALSPLLDFDPAGKVAHRNAHRCQTFSLRAVSRLTDVSENLDARRGVSGRRTCPVNMPLSDMPPTLIHVGSREVLLADAELMANRLVAAGVPCDLTVWDRQVHVFQAAASWVPEARAAISEVGAFVAGLEGRVESRPSSTQNLGHVSAVAPRRSSAAPA, via the coding sequence ATGATGGGGAACACGCACCTCACCGTGGCCGCGGACGCCCAGTTCCGCGCCGGTGCCAGCCTGCCGTCCCAGGTGCTGGCCTTCGGGCTCAAGCACACGGTCCGTCCGCTCCTGGACGCCTGGTCGCGACTCCCCTTCGACGTGTTCCCGCCGAACCTCCTCGAGCAGGCCGCCCGCCTGCTCCCCGCGCCCGAGGGCACGCGGTGGCGCCGCGTCGACCTGAAGGAGTGCGGCGCCGAGCTCGTGCTGGGAGCCGACGTCGCCGACAACCCGGGCGAGGGCGGCGCGATCCTCTACCTGCACGGCGGCGCGTTCCTGACCTGCGGCATCAACACCCACCGCCGCCTCGTCTCGCGCATCTCGTCGGCATCGGGCGTCCCGGCCCTCAACGTGGGCTACCGCCAGATGCCCTACGAGCCGATCGCGGAGTCGATCGCCGACGGCCTCGACGGGCTGCACTGGCTGCTCGCCCAGGGCCATCGCATCGAGCAGATCACGATCGCGGGCGACTCCGCGGGTGGCTACCTCGCCTTCGCCGTGGCCCGGGCCGCGATGGACGCCGGTCTCGGACGGCCCGCCGGCGTCGTGGCCCTCTCCCCCCTGCTCGACTTCGACCCCGCCGGCAAGGTGGCCCACCGCAATGCCCACCGCTGCCAGACGTTCTCGCTGCGAGCCGTCTCGCGCCTGACCGACGTCTCCGAGAACCTCGACGCCCGCCGCGGCGTCTCGGGCCGGCGCACGTGCCCGGTCAACATGCCGCTCTCCGACATGCCGCCGACCCTCATCCACGTCGGCTCGCGCGAGGTCCTGCTGGCCGACGCCGAGCTCATGGCCAACCGGCTCGTGGCCGCCGGGGTGCCCTGCGACCTCACGGTCTGGGACCGCCAGGTCCACGTCTTCCAGGCGGCTGCGTCCTGGGTCCCCGAGGCGCGTGCCGCGATCAGCGAGGTCGGCGCGTTCGTCGCCGGGCTCGAGGGCCGCGTGGAGTCGCGTCCGTCCTCGACGCAGAACCTCGGCCACGTCAGCGCCGTGGCCCCGCGGCGCAGCTCTGCAGCGCCGGCCTGA
- a CDS encoding Mrp/NBP35 family ATP-binding protein — MAVVTEEQVREALTRVNDPEIKRPITELGMVDTITISDTDITVRLLLTVAGCPLKETLTRDVTAAVASVAPAHLAHVDMGVMTDEQRSSMRDMLRGGAAEKEIPFTQPGNLTRVYAVASGKGGVGKSSVTVNLGVAMALRGLKVGILDADIYGHSIPDLMGVGDHRPTQVDDMIMPVPVPVTSLGDHPDAPAAPDVKVISIGMLKPRKDQVVAWRGPMLDRALVQMLSDVYWGDLDVLLLDLPPGTGDMAISVGQHLSNAEVVVVTTPQQAAAQVAERAGTMASMLHQRVVGVVENMSYLALPSGERLEVFGSGGGQQVASTLAERLGHDVPLLAEVPLDEQLRVGGDEGHPIVVAHPESASAVVLQAAADRLSGRSRGLAGMQLGLTPAGRL, encoded by the coding sequence ATGGCAGTCGTCACCGAGGAGCAGGTCCGTGAGGCGCTGACGCGCGTCAACGACCCCGAGATCAAGCGTCCCATCACCGAGCTCGGCATGGTCGACACGATCACGATCAGCGACACCGACATCACGGTGCGTCTGCTCCTGACCGTCGCCGGCTGTCCGTTGAAGGAGACCCTGACCCGCGACGTCACGGCCGCGGTCGCGAGCGTCGCCCCGGCACACCTGGCGCACGTCGACATGGGCGTCATGACCGACGAGCAGCGCTCGTCGATGCGCGACATGCTCCGCGGCGGTGCTGCCGAGAAGGAGATCCCCTTCACGCAGCCCGGCAACCTCACCCGCGTCTACGCGGTCGCGTCGGGCAAGGGCGGTGTCGGCAAGTCGTCCGTCACGGTCAACCTGGGCGTTGCGATGGCCCTGCGCGGACTCAAGGTCGGCATCCTCGACGCCGACATCTACGGTCACTCGATCCCCGACCTGATGGGCGTGGGCGACCACCGCCCCACCCAGGTCGACGACATGATCATGCCGGTCCCCGTGCCCGTCACGTCGCTCGGCGACCACCCCGACGCACCGGCGGCTCCTGACGTCAAGGTCATCAGCATCGGCATGCTCAAGCCGCGCAAGGACCAGGTCGTCGCGTGGCGCGGCCCGATGCTCGACCGCGCGCTCGTGCAGATGCTGAGCGACGTCTACTGGGGCGATCTCGACGTCCTGCTGCTCGACCTCCCGCCCGGCACCGGCGACATGGCCATCAGCGTCGGCCAGCACCTCTCGAACGCCGAGGTCGTCGTCGTCACGACCCCGCAGCAGGCGGCGGCCCAGGTCGCCGAGCGCGCGGGCACGATGGCCTCGATGCTCCACCAGCGCGTCGTGGGCGTCGTCGAGAACATGTCGTACCTGGCGCTGCCGTCGGGCGAGCGCCTCGAGGTCTTCGGCAGCGGCGGCGGCCAGCAGGTCGCGTCCACCCTGGCCGAGCGCCTCGGCCACGACGTCCCGCTGCTGGCCGAGGTCCCCCTCGACGAGCAGCTCCGCGTCGGCGGCGACGAGGGCCACCCCATCGTGGTCGCGCACCCCGAGTCGGCCTCTGCGGTCGTCCTGCAGGCTGCGGCCGATCGCCTCAGCGGTCGCTCCCGCGGGCTGGCCGGCATGCAGCTGGGCCTGACCCCGGCCGGGCGACTCTAG
- a CDS encoding DUF1003 domain-containing protein, which translates to MAEQSRRDADRQSRLDQPRDRRRGWHPKADFDTERFGRFAESFARFMGTATFLAGMTVFIIVWLVWNVLGPEEAQWDPYPFIFLTLILSLQASYAAPLILLAQNRQESRDRVQQQQDRDATAQSHADMEFLAREVAALRLGLGEVATRDFLRSELRGLVDALDPADDGERRDKPSKAKKDKRD; encoded by the coding sequence ATGGCTGAGCAGTCGCGGCGCGACGCCGACCGCCAGAGCCGCCTCGACCAGCCGCGCGACCGCCGTCGCGGCTGGCACCCCAAGGCCGACTTCGACACCGAGCGCTTCGGCCGCTTCGCGGAGTCGTTCGCCCGCTTCATGGGCACCGCCACCTTCCTGGCGGGCATGACGGTCTTCATCATCGTGTGGCTCGTCTGGAACGTGCTGGGCCCGGAGGAGGCCCAGTGGGACCCGTACCCGTTCATCTTCCTGACGCTGATCCTGTCGTTGCAGGCCTCGTACGCGGCGCCCCTGATCCTGCTCGCGCAGAACCGTCAGGAGTCCCGTGACCGCGTCCAGCAGCAGCAGGACCGCGACGCGACCGCCCAGTCCCACGCCGACATGGAGTTCCTCGCCCGTGAGGTCGCGGCCCTGCGACTCGGTCTCGGCGAGGTCGCCACGCGCGACTTCCTGCGCAGCGAGCTGCGCGGACTCGTCGACGCGCTCGACCCGGCCGACGACGGGGAGCGACGCGACAAGCCGAGCAAGGCCAAGAAGGACAAACGCGACTGA
- a CDS encoding WS/DGAT/MGAT family O-acyltransferase: MPPTDSMFLLAESREHPMHVGGLQLFEPPADAGPNFVREVLERYRSSDNVNPLFRKRPAEPVGAVGSTWWTHDESIDFDYHVRHSALPEPRRIRELLQATSLWHSSLLDRHRPLWECHVVEGLQDGRFAVYTKVHHSLIDGVSAARLMQRSLSTDPDADDCLPPWLQPARKRDKADDDAAATGGFAPLALAKSLVGAAGGVAGDLAGLLPASARIAMEAIGSNDLTLPRAPRTMFNVPIGGARRFAAQSWEIERIRRVAKSSATTMNDVVLAMVSGALRDYLIENNALPDDPMTAMVPVSLSLRSGGGADGGRDGGNQVGVIIVNLATDRENGSTRLEEIAYSSRQAKRILGDLTPTQILAFSALQMLPLAFTPVPGFVKYTHPPFNVIVSNVPGPSEELYFNGARMDGSYPVSIALDGQAINITLTSRAGYLDVGIIGCRRTVPHLQRLLLHLESALSELETSWG, translated from the coding sequence ATGCCGCCGACCGACTCGATGTTCCTGCTGGCCGAGTCGCGTGAGCACCCCATGCACGTGGGGGGCCTGCAGCTGTTCGAACCCCCGGCCGACGCCGGTCCGAACTTCGTGCGCGAGGTTCTGGAGCGGTATCGCAGCAGCGACAACGTCAACCCCTTGTTCCGGAAGCGTCCGGCCGAGCCCGTCGGTGCGGTCGGCAGCACGTGGTGGACGCACGACGAGTCGATCGACTTCGACTACCACGTGCGCCACTCGGCCCTGCCCGAGCCGCGGCGCATCCGCGAGCTGCTGCAGGCGACCTCGCTCTGGCACAGCTCGCTGCTCGACCGGCACCGTCCGCTCTGGGAGTGCCACGTCGTGGAGGGCCTGCAGGACGGCCGTTTCGCCGTCTACACGAAGGTGCACCACTCGTTGATCGACGGCGTCTCGGCCGCGCGCCTGATGCAGCGCTCGCTCAGCACCGACCCCGACGCCGACGACTGCCTGCCGCCGTGGCTGCAGCCGGCCCGCAAGCGGGACAAGGCCGACGACGACGCCGCCGCGACGGGCGGGTTCGCGCCGCTGGCCCTGGCGAAGTCGCTCGTGGGGGCAGCCGGTGGTGTCGCGGGCGACCTGGCGGGCCTGCTGCCCGCCTCGGCCCGCATCGCGATGGAGGCGATCGGTTCGAACGACCTCACGCTGCCCCGCGCGCCCCGCACGATGTTCAACGTCCCGATCGGTGGTGCCCGGCGGTTCGCGGCCCAGTCGTGGGAGATCGAGCGGATCCGTCGCGTCGCGAAGTCGTCGGCCACGACCATGAACGACGTCGTGCTCGCGATGGTCTCCGGGGCCCTGCGCGACTACCTGATCGAGAACAATGCGCTGCCGGACGACCCGATGACCGCGATGGTGCCGGTCTCGCTCTCGCTGCGGTCCGGCGGAGGAGCCGACGGCGGGCGCGACGGCGGCAACCAGGTCGGCGTCATCATCGTGAACCTCGCGACCGACCGCGAGAACGGGTCGACGCGACTGGAGGAGATCGCCTACTCCTCGCGCCAGGCCAAGCGCATCCTCGGCGACCTCACCCCGACGCAGATCCTCGCGTTCTCGGCGCTGCAGATGCTGCCGCTCGCCTTCACGCCGGTGCCGGGGTTCGTCAAGTACACGCACCCGCCGTTCAACGTCATCGTGTCGAACGTGCCGGGCCCCTCCGAGGAGCTCTACTTCAACGGCGCGCGCATGGACGGCTCCTACCCCGTCTCGATCGCGCTCGACGGCCAGGCCATCAACATCACCCTGACGAGCCGCGCCGGCTACCTCGACGTCGGCATCATCGGTTGCCGTCGCACGGTCCCGCACCTCCAGCGGCTCCTGCTGCACCTCGAGAGCGCCCTCTCCGAGCTCGAGACGTCCTGGGGCTGA
- a CDS encoding cation:proton antiporter domain-containing protein, giving the protein MDLGLLFTVPLVCGLLATVIRVPPMVGFLAAGFILNASGVPAFEGLDVLADAGVTLLLFGIGLKLDPRILVRREVWVTATVHVAVSTVVAIALLAVLGLTGLSLIAGLDWRGYALIGVALSFSSTVFVVKLLEASSATRAFFGRTAIGVLVIQDIVAVAVLTGSTGDLPSPWAFALVLVVPGAWAIRWVMGRLDHGEVQVLFGVVVAIVPGYLLFDAVGLKGDLGALVLGMLLASHERSGEIRKAIFGLKEFLLVGFFVSLGFIGLPSASDLLIAGVLVLVLVPLKVVGFAVLLDRMGLRHRSAALVAGALASFSEFGLIVVDNGVTSGVLEEDWLVVVSTAVAFSFLLSTAAAAGRERLVTAASRWLPAKDPDRLLEQDRPIDVGHAQAVVIGMGRVGRAAYEQLVDEHGVETVGVDADGERVESLCEAGLQAVEGDASDPEFWLRLTRAEDLDLAVLAMPFHGANRTATTRLQEAGFAGVVAVVVQFADEAAQAREHGADIVLHLYDGAGHTLADEAAAAAGLHSPDD; this is encoded by the coding sequence ATGGACCTCGGTCTGCTCTTCACCGTGCCCTTGGTCTGTGGACTGCTCGCCACGGTGATCCGCGTGCCCCCGATGGTGGGCTTCCTGGCGGCGGGTTTCATCCTCAACGCGTCGGGCGTACCCGCCTTCGAGGGTCTCGACGTCCTGGCCGATGCCGGGGTCACCCTGTTGCTGTTCGGCATCGGTCTGAAGCTCGACCCGCGCATCCTGGTGCGCCGCGAGGTGTGGGTGACCGCCACAGTGCACGTGGCCGTCTCCACGGTGGTCGCGATCGCGCTCCTCGCCGTGCTGGGGCTCACCGGGCTGAGCCTCATCGCCGGACTCGACTGGCGCGGGTACGCGTTGATCGGGGTGGCGCTGTCGTTCTCGAGCACCGTGTTCGTGGTCAAGCTGCTGGAGGCCTCGAGCGCCACGCGGGCGTTCTTCGGGCGGACCGCCATCGGGGTCCTGGTCATCCAGGACATCGTCGCCGTCGCGGTGCTGACCGGGAGCACGGGTGATCTGCCGAGCCCGTGGGCCTTCGCGCTGGTCCTGGTGGTGCCGGGCGCCTGGGCGATCCGGTGGGTCATGGGGCGGCTCGACCACGGGGAGGTGCAGGTGCTGTTCGGGGTCGTCGTCGCGATCGTCCCGGGCTACCTGCTGTTCGACGCGGTGGGCCTCAAGGGCGATCTGGGTGCCCTGGTCCTCGGCATGCTGCTGGCTTCGCACGAACGGTCCGGCGAGATCCGGAAGGCGATCTTCGGGCTGAAGGAGTTTCTCCTCGTCGGCTTCTTCGTCTCACTGGGGTTCATCGGACTTCCGTCGGCGAGTGATCTGCTCATCGCGGGCGTCCTGGTGCTGGTGCTCGTGCCGCTCAAGGTCGTCGGCTTCGCGGTGCTTCTCGACCGGATGGGCCTGCGGCACCGCAGTGCGGCACTGGTGGCGGGTGCGTTGGCGAGCTTCTCGGAGTTCGGGCTGATCGTCGTGGACAACGGGGTCACCTCGGGGGTGCTCGAGGAGGACTGGCTCGTCGTCGTGTCGACGGCGGTGGCCTTCAGCTTCCTGCTGTCCACGGCTGCCGCTGCTGGGCGCGAGCGCCTCGTGACCGCTGCGTCCCGCTGGCTGCCGGCCAAGGACCCGGACCGGCTCCTGGAACAGGACCGTCCGATCGACGTGGGACACGCGCAGGCGGTCGTCATCGGCATGGGGCGGGTGGGCCGGGCTGCCTACGAGCAGCTCGTCGACGAGCACGGTGTGGAGACGGTGGGGGTCGACGCCGACGGCGAACGGGTCGAGAGCCTGTGCGAGGCCGGTCTGCAGGCGGTCGAGGGCGATGCCAGCGACCCGGAGTTCTGGTTGCGGCTGACCCGTGCCGAGGATCTGGACCTCGCCGTGCTGGCGATGCCGTTCCACGGCGCGAACCGCACCGCGACCACGCGACTGCAGGAGGCCGGCTTCGCCGGAGTCGTCGCGGTCGTGGTCCAGTTCGCCGACGAGGCGGCGCAGGCACGCGAGCACGGGGCCGACATCGTGCTGCACCTCTACGACGGAGCCGGGCACACGCTCGCCGACGAGGCGGCCGCGGCAGCTGGGCTCCATTCTCCCGACGACTGA
- a CDS encoding acyl-CoA dehydrogenase family protein, with product MGRLASTEGLTEEQTAILSTIREFVDEKIIPVAQELEHADEYPTEIIEGLKELGVFGLTIPEEYDGLGESLLTYALVVEEIARGWMSVSGVINTHFIVAYLLMQHGTEEQKKKYLPKMATGEVRGAFSMSEPGLGSDVAAVSTKATKKDDGSYSITGQKMWLTNGGTSTLVAVLCKSDEGADSVYKNMTTFLVEKEPGFGETAQGVTVPGKIAKMGYKGVETTELILEDHQIAAEQILGGEPGKGFFQMMDGVEVGRVNVAARACGMAIRGFELAIAYAQQRKTFGKQIADHQAVLFRLAEMATKVETIHTMMVKAARLKDTGKRMDVEAGMAKMLASEYANEVVEDSFRIHGGYGYSKEYEIERIMREVKFMLIGEGTSDIQKMIIGRALLKDYKL from the coding sequence ATGGGACGTCTCGCCAGCACCGAGGGATTGACCGAGGAGCAGACCGCGATCCTGTCGACGATCCGCGAGTTCGTCGACGAGAAGATCATCCCGGTCGCCCAGGAGCTCGAGCACGCCGACGAGTACCCGACCGAGATCATCGAGGGCCTCAAGGAGCTCGGCGTCTTCGGCCTGACGATCCCCGAGGAGTACGACGGCCTCGGCGAGTCGCTGCTGACCTACGCGCTCGTGGTCGAGGAGATCGCGCGCGGTTGGATGAGCGTCTCGGGCGTCATCAACACGCACTTCATCGTGGCGTACCTGCTGATGCAGCACGGCACCGAGGAGCAGAAGAAGAAGTACCTGCCGAAGATGGCCACCGGCGAGGTCCGTGGCGCGTTCAGCATGTCGGAGCCGGGCCTCGGTTCGGACGTCGCGGCGGTCTCGACCAAGGCCACCAAGAAGGACGACGGCTCGTACTCGATCACGGGCCAGAAGATGTGGCTGACCAACGGCGGCACGTCCACGCTGGTCGCGGTGCTCTGCAAGAGCGACGAGGGCGCCGACAGCGTCTACAAGAACATGACGACGTTCCTGGTCGAGAAGGAGCCGGGCTTCGGCGAGACCGCTCAGGGCGTCACGGTGCCGGGCAAGATCGCGAAGATGGGCTACAAGGGCGTCGAGACGACCGAGCTCATCCTCGAGGACCACCAGATCGCGGCCGAGCAGATCCTGGGTGGCGAGCCGGGCAAGGGCTTCTTCCAGATGATGGACGGCGTCGAGGTCGGCCGGGTCAACGTCGCCGCCCGCGCGTGCGGCATGGCGATCCGTGGCTTCGAGCTGGCCATCGCGTACGCCCAGCAGCGCAAGACCTTCGGCAAGCAGATCGCCGACCACCAGGCCGTGCTGTTCCGCCTGGCCGAGATGGCCACCAAGGTCGAGACGATCCACACCATGATGGTCAAGGCCGCCCGTCTGAAGGACACCGGCAAGCGCATGGACGTCGAGGCCGGCATGGCCAAGATGCTCGCCTCCGAGTACGCCAACGAGGTCGTGGAGGACTCCTTCCGCATCCACGGCGGCTACGGCTACTCCAAGGAGTACGAGATCGAGCGCATCATGCGCGAGGTCAAGTTCATGCTGATCGGCGAGGGCACCTCCGACATCCAGAAGATGATCATCGGTCGCGCGCTCCTGAAGGACTACAAGCTCTGA
- a CDS encoding DMT family transporter has protein sequence MNALLAAVAILGVSASGPLMAATTAPALAIAFWRNAAASAVLAPVTLLRRRDELRALSPRGRRLVVVAGLMLALHFATWVGSLKLTSVAAATALVTTQLVWVLLIDRLRGRPVPLQAGIGCALAIAGVLVVSGFDFTVSTQALVGDGLAVAGGLFAALYLVAGSAVRTELSTTAYTAVCYSVCSLALLVAVVVGGIPLTGFSARDWMLIAGVTIAAQFLGHSILNHLLAVMSPTVVSLMLLLEVPLAALLAGAFLDQSPHAGVWVGLALILAGLVFVVTRRSSREPVLAEPPLVD, from the coding sequence GTGAATGCGCTCCTGGCTGCCGTGGCGATCCTCGGGGTCTCGGCCTCGGGTCCGCTGATGGCCGCCACGACCGCCCCCGCCCTCGCGATCGCCTTCTGGCGCAACGCCGCGGCCTCCGCCGTTCTGGCGCCGGTGACGCTGCTGCGTCGTCGCGACGAGCTGCGAGCCCTGTCGCCGCGGGGACGCCGACTCGTGGTGGTGGCGGGCCTCATGCTCGCGCTCCACTTCGCGACGTGGGTCGGGTCGCTCAAGCTGACGTCGGTGGCCGCCGCCACCGCGCTCGTCACGACGCAGCTGGTCTGGGTCCTGCTGATCGACCGCCTGCGGGGGCGGCCCGTGCCGCTGCAGGCCGGCATCGGGTGTGCGCTCGCGATCGCCGGGGTGCTGGTCGTGTCGGGCTTCGACTTCACGGTCTCGACCCAGGCCCTGGTGGGCGACGGCCTGGCCGTCGCCGGTGGGCTCTTCGCCGCCCTGTACCTCGTGGCCGGCAGCGCCGTGCGGACCGAGCTGTCGACGACGGCGTACACCGCCGTCTGCTACTCGGTGTGCAGCCTGGCGCTGCTCGTCGCGGTCGTCGTGGGTGGGATCCCGTTGACCGGCTTCTCGGCCCGCGACTGGATGTTGATCGCCGGGGTCACGATCGCTGCGCAGTTCCTGGGGCACTCGATCCTCAACCACCTGCTCGCCGTGATGAGCCCCACGGTGGTCTCGTTGATGCTGCTGCTGGAGGTGCCGCTGGCGGCCCTGCTCGCCGGCGCCTTCCTCGACCAGTCGCCGCACGCGGGCGTCTGGGTCGGCCTGGCGCTGATCCTGGCCGGGCTCGTGTTCGTCGTCACACGGCGCTCCTCGCGCGAGCCGGTGCTGGCCGAACCGCCCCTGGTCGACTGA